The genomic stretch CCAAAAGCTTTTGGCCCTTGAAAAAATTACGAGTGGGGAAGTGGACGAACACTATTTTGAAACACTGAATGACGACTGGGATATTGAAGAACGTTGCCAGAATGCTTTACAATATTGGAATCTTCAGGATTTCGACTTAAATCAGAAGCTGGAAGGTCTAAGTGGTGGCCAAAAAACGAAAGTTTTCCTCGCAGGAATTCAAATTAATCAACCTGATATTATTATTTTGGATGAACCCACCAATCACCTTGACCTGGAAGGAAGAAAACGGCTGTATGATCTTATCGAAAAAATAAATGCTACCGTTGTCATTGTAAGTCACGACCGGATCTTGCTGAACCTTGTTGACACAATTTTTGAAGTAAGCAATCAAGGAATTACCACTTACGGCGGAAATTATGATTTCTATGCAGAACAGAAAGAAGTGGAAGATGAAGCTTTACAAAATGATATCCATGCAAAAGAACGGGCTTTAAAAAAGGCAAAAGAAAAAGAGCGGGAAACATTAGAACGAAAACAGAAGCTTGATGCCAGAGGAAAGCAGAAACAGGAAAAATCCGGAGTAGCCAGAATTATGATGAATACACTTCGGAATAATGCTGAAAAAAATACTTCAAAACTAAAAAGTGTCCATACAGAAAAGATCAGTGGTATCTCAGGAGACCTGAGAGAGTTGCGCTCTTCAGTAAGAAATTCAGATCAAATGAAGGTTAACTTCAACGATTCTAGTTTGCATACTGGGAAGATTTTAATTACAGCGGAGAATATTAACTTTAGCTATGGAGAAGAAATGCTATGGAAAGAAAATCTCGATTTTGAAGTGCGAAGTGGAGACCGAATTTCGATTAAAGGCTCTAATGGTTCAGGGAAAACAACCCTTATCAAGCTTTTGTTGGGAAACATACAACCTTCTGTTGGAAACATCACCCGTGCTGAATTCAACAGCATTTATATAGACCAGGAATATTCATTAATTGATAATGAACTGACTTTGTATGATTTTGTACAAACATTCAATGATAGTGCTCTACAGGAATCGGAAGTGAAGACCTTGCTTTCACGGTTTTTATTCAGGAAGGAAACATGGGATAAAAAATGCGGGGTTTTAAGTGGTGGAGAACGTTTGAGATTACTTTTATGTGGCCTTTCCATTAGTAATAAAGCCCCCGATATGATGATCCTCGATGAACCTACCAATAATCTGGACCTGCAAAATGTGGAGATTCTCACCAATTCTATTAAAGATTATAAGGGAACACTGCTGGTGATTTCACACGATGAAATTTTTCTTGAAGAGATTGGAATTGATAAGGAAGTAGTACTGGAATAATTTGTTTCTCGCAGATCGCACAGATTTCGCAGATGTTTACGGATAAATTTTATCTGCTGGACTACAGAATCTGCGAGAGATGATATTGGGTTTATATTTGGAAATTCAATAGGAGCGGGCTTTAGCCCGCTTTACAATAAAAGATTTAAAAATCAATGGGCTTTAGCCCAAACCTAAAAAACAAAATCCTGAAAATAGCTTTCAGGATTTTTGATATCTATCAATTCAAAAAATTATTTCTTCGTTTTCTTAATGGCATCCAGATAAATTTTCTTAATGCTGTTCTTTTCCTCTTTCTCACTGATATTTTCTAGTGCCGGGAGTAGAGTGGCATTGTGTGCCGTTTTCAGTTTCAGAATTTCTCCCAATGCAAACGCAGCACTCCAACGAACAACGGTTCCTTCGTGTTCCGTGTTTGCAATCAGGTTAGTGATGGCCAGATCCAAATTTTCAGGAAATAATTGTGCCGTATTACCAATCACTTTGGCACTTTCCCATTTTATTCTAGGAGCCTTTTCCGTAAGGGTATTGGTAACGAATGTGAATACCATTTCATCTGCCAGGTTAGGATTTTGCTTGGTGGCATACTCCATAGCTTCTATACAGGTTCCTTTGATCGGATCTTTTGCTTTTTCTGCAAAAGCGATCAGTTCGTCTGTTGGTAGGGAAGTATCAATAATCCATTTGCTGATAATTTCTGTTTTTTCCTTTGCTTTAGTGGTTTTGTCTTTAAAAAGCTCTTCTATGGTCATGGTGTTTGATTTTAATTTTTCCAGCGTTCTAATTTAGGAATTCCTTTTGAAAATAGTTCGGCCATAAAATCAGGGAATCCCATGTCTTTCATCTTGTTCCTTACAGATTCCTGCATTTCCATTGCTGTGATATTTTATTGTCAGAACAGCTTTTAGATTGTAAGTTCGAAAATCTGACGATCGATTCTGTTCATTGTTTACAACAAATATAAAATTATTGGATAGGTCATTGCGGGCGAAGCGATCAACATAGAAAACTCTTGCGGATTTTGCAGATAAAAAAATAATCCATAAACATCTGCGAGAATATCATCAGCATTAGAAATCATAAAATAGAAATTTACTGATTCATCCTGTTTCTTTCCTCCACATTTCCGAAATTTCTATCCTTGGACTTCAGATCATTATTTCCGAATCTATAGCTTAATGAAAGTCTGAACCCTCTTGTGTAATTATTGTTTCTGAAATTAGTATCAATACCGTTAGATTGATAAGAAATCAAAGGTTTTTGGCTGTTCAGAAGGTCATTTCCGGTAAGGGATATCGAAAACTTCTTGTCCAGGCATAGCACTTTTACAGTTACATCCAGAATATTCATCGTAGAAATGTGGAAAATCTGATACCTGCCCGGAAGTTGTAAGCCATAATTAATACTTAAAGAAACTGTTTTTTTCTTATTAAGCGTAAAGTCATTATTGCTGTACAGATAAGCGTTGTAACCATCAATAGAGGCCGTGTAAGGCACTTTTGATTTTACATTCTGATAATTAACATTAAATCCTGAAAAACTGTTCCACCATTTTACAGCACTGAAATTATAAGAGGTTGAAAAACCAATCTGGTAAGTGTCTGCATAATTGATTGGAGTATTTCTTGTAACATTGGTCTCCGGATTTAATATAGATAACGCCTGTCCGAAATCTGAAACTTTGGAATAATATAATGAGGAAGTCCACTTTTGTCCTTTGATATAAGAAAGTTCCAGATTGTCAATGATAGATGGCTTTAGGTAAGGATTTCCTTCAGAATAGTAAAACGGGCTTGTTCTCACCACAAACGGATTCAGATAATCAAAATCCGGACGTCTGATTCTTCTGTTATAATTCAATGAAAAAGAATGGTTTGTATTCATGGTGTAGGTAAGATAAGCTGTTGGAAAGAGTTTGATGTAATCATTTTTATCAGTCTGGTTACGGTTTTCAGAAAACCCAATGGTTTGAGTCGCTTCAGCACGTAATCCAAGCTTAGCTTCCCATTGACTGTTAAATTTTCTACTCAATGAAAAATATAAAGCCTCGTTATATTCTTTATAAATGAATGTATTGGATTGATCTGTATTTAGGATAACGTTCCCTGTTTCTTTATTGTAGGCCAAGAAATTATTATCAGTACGGGTAAAAGAAAACCGGCCGCCAAAATTAAGATCAGCCCAGGAAAGTTTAGTTTCCAGGTCTGCTTTTCCTGAATAATTTCGGATTTTGTTTACGTTAGAATTCAATGCTGAAAAATAAGTACCGGGAAGCATTTGCATTTGAGCATCAAGCTCACTGCCGTAGAAATCTCTGGCATCATCCTTTTTATATTCAAAGAAATCCAAATCTGTGGTCAGTACAGTTTTTGCGCTATCCATTTTTATGGTATTGAACCAGTTTAAACTGTTAATATTCGGTTTGTTGGAAGATTCTGTATCAGAGGAAATGAACGATTTGGGTTGAGAAGTTTGATAATTTATTCTGGATGTAAGTGGTGAACCTGAACCATTTTCTTTGCTGAAACTTCCCAGATATTTTACCCCGGTTGTCCATTGATCCGTGATTTTATAATCAGCCCCAAAGCTGATTCCCAGATTTTTATTTTTATTGGTACTCTGGTTGTCCATAGACCATAATTCATTTTGATAGTAAGTATTGGATTGAGAGCTTGAGCGGGATTTTTGTTGCTCCACATACACAGAAGACTGTAGAGAAAGTTTCCCATGATTGTAATTAAACATTCCCTGAACACTGTTTCCTGCATAGAATCTTTGGGTATAATGGGTGCCTAAACTCGCATTCCACGAATTATTTTTAGCAGTTTTAAGTTTAATATTAATAATTCCGTTGTTTCCTTCCGCTTCATATTTTGCCGGAGGAGAAGTGATCACCTCAATGCTTTTAATAGTATCTGAAGGAATGGTTTTCAGAAAGGCAGACACTTCACTTGCCGGAATCTTTTGAAGACGGTCATCAATCATAATCAATACTTCACCTTTTCCAACAATAGAAATTGTTTCATTTTGTACTCTCACCATTGGAGCAGACTTTAAAGCATCCAACGCATTCCCACCTGTTGAGGCAGTTGAATTTTCAACATTGTAAATCAGACGGTCAACTTTTCTTTCAATGATTTTTTTCTGTTTTTTGATCACAACAGTTTCTAAAGAAGTTTCACCGGTGGTTTCTTTTTCCTGAGCATTCATCGTATTTAGGACTAAAAGAAGTAGAGCTGGAAGAAGTAAAGTTTTCATAATATTTGTCTTTATTTTTCAGCAAAACTGCAGCGTTAAGCCACCGGAAACCAATTTTATCGACGTTCCCGGGATTTTTGTCGACAAACCCGTTATGGAGCTTTTCCATAAAAACCTATTTTTACAAAAAAATAATAACCGATATGGGAAAACTATATCTGAATAAAAAGACAGAAGCTGGTCTGCACATCTTATTTTGGCTGTTGACGCTGTACTTTATGTTAGTGGGAAAGCCGCTTTCTTTTGAAATGCCGGAGCTGGATCTGTTTTTTAAAACCTATGCTGTAGTCTTTGTACTGACCTTCTATTTTAATTATATGATCGTAATGCCGAGGATTTTCAAAGACTTTAAATGGATAAAACTATTGGCCGGAATTATCATTACTTATCTGTTCTTTACATTAACTCGTTTTGTTATTGAACAGGTTTTTACAGACTGGTGGCTGGGACAGGTAAATTATACCAATCCGGTATTGGGAAGCTATCTTATGGATAATCTGGCTTACAGCAGTAAACCCATTATTTTTAGCTCTTTTTTGTGGTTAATTGTCCATGTGATTAGATTATTGGAATATAATAAGGTGATTCTTGAAGAACAGAAAAATACAGAGATCAAATTCCTTAAAGCACAGATCAATCCTCATTTTATTTTCAATACGCTGAACAATATCTATTCAATGGTTCATTTTCAGTCTCCGGAATCCCTTTCTGCTATTGAAAAACTGAGCAGTATCATGCGTTTTACCACTTATGAAGCACAGAAAGAACATATCGCTCTATCCGAAGAACTAGATTACATAAAAGCTTATATAGAACTGGAAGAATTAAGACATTACGAAAATAATATTGTAAAATGGCAGTCCGGAATTAAAGATGAAAAACAAAGAATAGCACCTTATATCCTGTCTCCATTGATAGAAAATGCATTGAAACATGGAGCCTATTCAGAAAAAGAACCCATTGAAATCAATGTAAATTCTGATGATAAAATTCTGAATTTTGAAGTCATCAATTCCATCGGAAATAAAAAAACAGATAAACTGGGCGGTATTGGTCTTGATAATCTTAAAAACAGGTTAGATATGTTGTATCGCGGCAAGTATAAACTGGAAACCATCCGCCTTGAAAATAAATTTAAAGCTTCCATACAAATTCAACTTTCATGAAACAAAAGATCAATTGTATTATCCTTGATGATGAACCCTTTGCAGTAAGGCTTTTGAATGATTATGCCCTAAAAACCGATCTGCTGAATATCATCTATGCAGGAAGTGATGTGTATGAAGTGATGAAACTATTGGGGTCAGAAAATGTAGACCTTATTTTCATTGATATTCAGATGCCTGAACTTACAGGAATTGAAATGATGAAAATGTTCAATAAGAATCATAATTTCATTGTAACTACTGCGTATGCTGAATATGCTTTGGAAGCTTTTGATTTTCATGTGGTGGATTTTTTATTGAAGCCCATTACTTTCAATCGCTTTTATCAGGCCGTACAAAAATTTATACAATGGCAGCAGGCTTTCATTCCCGAACCTCAATTAGACCACCTTTTTGTACGGTCAGACAGGAAATACTACAAAATAGCCTTTGATGAGATTATTTATATTGAAGGATTAAAAGATTATATCAGAATTCACACTATCAACGATAAAGTCATGGTGCTGGAAAATATGAAAGATATTTTAGAAAAGCTTCCTGAAAACAGATTTATGAGGATTCATAGATCTTACATCATTGCAACCGATAAAATCAAAGTCATTGAAGGAAACAGAATCCAGATGAGAAATATGGATTTCGTCACCGTAGGAGAAACCTACCGGAAACCTTTCTCAGAATGGATTGAAACCAGCGGATAACTCGGCCCCAAACTTTTGTATACTTTTTTGATTGCGTTGAATTTTCAATTTCAATAAAAAATCAGAACAGAACATGAAATCATTATCTATAAAATATAAGAGTTTAAATTATCTCGCAGATTTTGCAGATTACGCAGAATTTATCCATAATCATCTGTGAAAATCTGCGTAATCTGTGGTGAATTTTTTTTCATTAGTTGAATCTGCGGGGCCTCATTTACAACGTTTCAACATCCAATCATGAATATCACTCAGAACCTGCTCCCGTATCTCCTCATTTAAAATCTCATGACGCATTTCCGGATAAATCTTTGCATCCACATCCTGAAATCCATCATTTTTTAAATGATTGATGGTAAGGGTAACTCCTTTCCCAAAATCCCCAATCGGATCATTCTGACCACTTACAAACAGAAAAGGAAATGTTGGAGAAATAGAAGCCGCCCAATTTCTTGCTGTTGCCCTTTTATAAACCGTAAACAGAGTATAAAAAGCATTGTGAGTAAAAGGAATTCCACATAACTCGTCCTGTTCAAAAGCTCTTCTGTTTTTAGGATTAACGCTGAGCCAGCTTGTATCACCAAAGTCTTTATCTTTTTTAAATTGTTTATTGTTTACTTTGGTAAAAACAGAATTTAAAAAAGTGCGATGTTTTGGAGCTATGGCATTAGCTATGGATAAATAGCCTCTCAATAAATCAATTCCTGGCAAAGGCCCGCCAGTTCCGGTAATAATAGCCCCCGCAAATTTCTTACTTGCTCTCTGAAGAAGACAACGAGTGATAAAAGATCCCATTGAATGTCCCAAAATAAAATGCGGAACATCCGGATATTGCGCTGCAAGATGATCTGCCATCATTTCTGCATCAGCAATCAGCCTTTCATCAGGTTTATCAAGTTGGAAGAACCCAATCTCGTTTTTGTCTTTTACAGATTTTCCATGACCTAAATGGTCATAGGTGAGAACAGCAATTCCATGATTGGCAAAATACTCTGCTATTTCTGCATATCTTCCGCTGTGTTCCTGCATGCCGTGAACGATGAGGAGGGTGGCTGTTGGCATTTCTGGAGCAAACAAGTTGTAGAAAATTTTGGAATCTTGGTTTAGACTTGAGGAAAGATATGATGACTTTGAGTAGAACATTTTGGAGTTTTTGTAATTTTTTTAAACTTATTATAACAAATGATTTCAATTAATTCTTATTATCATTTAATATCAACTTTTTTTATTATTCTTACTAAATCATTTATCCAGTTAGGATTTTTTAAAGAAACATAACGATAATCTTGAAGAAGTGGAGGTATCTCATCGTGAGTTAAATCTATATTGAGACAAATGAAATTTTTTTTACCTGAATTTATTCTTTTTTGAATAAAGAAATTCATTTCATTTTTTGCCCAGGGAGAATTAAGAAAATTTTTTGATAAGCATAGTATTCCTAAATCAGAATTATTTAAACCAGAATTTATCTTTTCAGTAATACTGTCTCCGAAATCAATTTGATATTTATCATACCATGCTTCAATTTCTTCTTTTTGTAATTCATTAAAAATTTCATCAACTAATTTTTTATCCTGGGATGAGTGGGATAAAAATATTATTGGATATGAATCACGGCTTATGCCTCCCCAGGTTTTATTATAATTCTCTCTCGAATTATATAGGAAAAATTGGTTAGGACTGTGTGTTAGAAACGGTTCTATATCTTCAATTTTACTAAAAGAAAACATGCTATACCTGTTTTCTAATAATAATTCTGTTATCGTTGTAGGAGTGTAATTAAAAACTCTTTTTTTTTGTTGAAAATTTTGTTCAAGCCAGACATCAAAAACTTTATCGTCTTTTTCAAAATACAACAATAATAGAAATTCTAGGTTGTAAATATTATTATTGACAAACATTGTAATTCCTGTCAAAGTTTGATTATCAAAATTTTGAAGTATAGAGTTTATAAAATCTTTTTCATTAACCCTGTTACCATAAGATAGTTCAAATAAATAATTTTTCATTTTAATATATTTTTCATTTGTAAGTTTCCTTGTAAATATATTATAATAAATATTTGTACTGTTATTTTTTTATACATTTATTATTATGCCAACCCCATGATTTTCACCCAATCCAAAAATAAGTTCTCCTATAATTTGGCTGTCATTTTTTTTAAAAGTAATTTTGCACGAATCTTAAAACAAAAGTAAAATATGTCAACTTATGTAGTTGTAGGTCTTCAGTATGGAGATGAAGGTAAAGGTAAAATCACGGATGTTTTATCTGCAAAATCAGACTATGTAGTGCGTTTCCAAGGTGGAGACAACGCTGGTCACACGGTTTATGTTGGTGATGAAAAATTCGTTCTGCACCTTCTTCCTTCAGGAGTTCTTCAATGCAAAGGGAAATGTATCATTGCGAACGGAGTAGTGGTAAACCCTAAGTCTTTTATTAGAGAAGTTGGTCAGATCGAGAGCAAAAACTTGAGAACAGACCACATTTTTATCAGCAGAAGAGCGCATGTGATCATGCCTTACCACATCCTTTTGGATACTTACCGTGAAGAAGAACACGGAGGAACTCAGATCGGAACAACCAAAAAAGGGATCGGACCTTGTTATGAAGATAAAATCGCAAGAGTCGGAATCAGAATGGTTGACCTATTAAACCCTGAGATTTTAAGAGATAAAATCGAGAAAAACTTAAAAGTTAAGAACTCTCTTTTTGAAAAATATTACGGAAAACCAGCGTTAGACGTTGAAGAAATCTATAACGAATATTTAGAGATCGGAAAACAACTTCAGGACAGAATTGTTGATACTGAATTAGAGCTGAACGAAGCCATCAGAGACGGTAAAAACGTATTATTTGAAGGAGCACAGGCGTTAATGCTTGATATCGACTTCGGTACTTATCCGTATGTAACTTCATCTTCTCCATCTACAGGAGGAGTCTGCTCAGGAGCAGGAGTGCCGCCAACATCCCTTCAAAACCTGATTGGTGTGGCAAAAGCATACTGTACAAGAGTAGGTAACGGACCTTTCCCATCTGAATTAGACAACGAACTTGGTGAGAAAATCAGACAAATCGGTGGTGAATTCGGAGCTACTACAGGAAGACCAAGAAGAACAGGTTGGTTAGACCTTGTTTCTTTGAAGCATGCTTGTATGATTAACGGAATCAATAACCTTGTCATTACTAAACTAGATGTTCTTACAGGAATTGAAAACCTTAAAATCGTTACTCACTATAAAACTGAAGACGGAAAAATTATCGATTACTTTACTTCTTCAACAGAGAAGTTGTATAACTATGAGCCAATTTACCAGGATTTACCAGGTTGGGAGGAAGATATCACAAAAGCTAGAAGCTACGATGAACTTCCTGACAATGCTCAGAAATACATCGAGTTTATCGAAAAATATTTAGGAATTAACGTATACTTAGTTTCTGTAGGTCCTGAAAGAAGCCAGAACATCATCAGAAAAGAATTATTCTAATATTCTTAGACTATATATAATAACAGAGAGACTATCATTTGATAGTCTCTTTTTTTTTGTCTGCTATCCATGTCAAGGTTTTAAAACTTGAAATGGATACTCTTAAAATATCGATGTTGTTAAAAACCCTTATATTTAATCTTATATATACTCAAATGGAAGACAATAAAGTGCCTCAATCTACAATGAACAAAGTCGTAATTAGCTTATACTTTACCATTGCGTATGCTGTTTTACTAAGTATTTATTTAGCACTCCCGATAAATATCAACAGTAATTTTCTGCTGATGTTATTTATTGTTTGTAGTTTGCTATTTAGTGTTGCTGCTATATATTTTGCTGCTAAAAGCTATAAAGAAGCAAAAATCAGTTCAGTTATTCTCATTATCATTAATGTTCTGGGGTTGTTAATACCATTAGCAATGCTCCTGATGATTTTTACATAATCTAATATTTTAGTGAGTTTTAGGTGTATATTTTCAATGGTTGAAATGTTAATTTTTAAACTTTTTCATAAAATTTTATAATATTATGTTGTTTTGGTAAAATTCTGGCAGATCTTTTGATATTGAAACATTGCTTATCGATAAGAACTAATAAAACTAATAATCACATTTTTTAACAGTTTAAATAGTAATAGTGATGAAACACCAGAATCAGAACCAGGAATTTCGTTTCAACGAAGTTCTTTTTGAGCACCGCAACAAAGAATACGGTGCCTATGTATTAAGAAACGAATCAGATAGAATATTAACCAAAGCGCTTTTTGTAGGAGTGAGTTTATTGGCCGCAATTTCAATTACTCCACTTGCTATTTCAGCATTTAAAACAGAGCCTGTGGCAGAAGGACCAGGAGGAGTCATTATTGACTTTATGCCAGAGATTCCAGATACGCAGGTTACGCCACCTGTAACCATTACGCCTGTTAAACCAGCAGCTGCTCCAGATACAAAGACATTTGACAGCACAGTGCCAACACCATCAAGGGATGCCCAGGATAATGTGAAAAAAGATCCTATTCCTGCTGACGCTGTAGCTGGCTTTAAAAATGATTTTAAAGGTGATGTCGTACCTCCAAATACGTATGTGCCAACAACGGCGCCTACAGGACCGGTAATTAATACTCCGCCACCAACAATTCAGGAACCTGCTGTTGATAAAAACAAAATTGCAGAAGCTGGAGAACTTGGGGTAGAAGCCAATTTTAAAGGCGGAATAGATTCTTTCAGAAATAAAGTAATGAACAACTTCGATGGTTCAGGATTCGAATCAGAAGATATCGTAAAAACTACGGTTACATTCATTGTAGAAATGGATGGAACAATTTCAGGGGTAAAAGCTAACGGAACCAATGCCGATTTTAACAATGAGGCCATCAGAACAGTGAAGGCAATTTCAAACAAAGGAACCTGGATTCCTGCCAAAAATAAAAAAGGTGAATTTGTGAGAAGTTACTTCAAGTTTCCAATCTCCATGAAGTTTGATAATTAATATCAAAAATCAATTTTTAATAGTTATCCACAAAGAATTTTTTTTGTGGATAATTTTTTTTATCGTTAAATTGCTTATTAACAATATTTTAACTCAATTTTGATTTTCTCCATCTATCGGGAGCAAAGAAAAAAGTGTATTTTTGAAACTTAAAGTTCTAATAATGGCAAAAATCATAGGTATTGCTAATCAAAAAGGTGGGGTAGGAAAAACTACTACTGCCGTAAACTTGGCAGCAGCATTAGGAGTATTGGAAAAGAAAATATTGATCATTGACGCTGACCCTCAGGCCAATGCTACATCTGGTTTGGGAGTAGAAGATGTTCAGTATTCCACCTATAATCTACTGGAGCATAGTGCAGATACAAGAGCTTGTATCAAAAGAACGGCAACGCCGAATCTGGATATTATTCCATCGCATATTGACCTGGTAGCAGCAGAGATCGAATTGGTAGACAAAGAAGATCGTGAATATATGCTGAAAAAAGCGTTGGCAAGCGTAAGAGATGATTATGACTATATCATCATCGACTGTGCACCGAGTTTAGGTTTGATTACAGTAAATGCGCTTACCGCAGCAGATTCTGTAATTATCCCAATCCAGTGCGAGTACTTTGCATTAGAAGGACTTGGAAAACTTTTGAATACCGTTAAAAATGTTCAGAAGATCCACAACAAAGACCTTGGAATCGAAGGACTTCTCCTTACGATGTATGACAGCAGATTAAGATTGTCTAATCAGGTGGTGGAAGAAGTAAATCTCCATTTTCCGGAAATGGTTTTTGAAACCATCATCAGCAGAAACGTAAGATTGAGTGAAGCTCCGAGCTTCGGAGAAAGTATCCTGAACTATGATGCAGAAAGTAAAGGGGCAGTTCAGTATATTCAGTTAGCTGAAGAAGTTCTTTTAAAGAACGAAAACTTAGTAAAGAATTAAATTAATAATAAATGGCCAATAAGTGAATGCTAGGCATCACTTAACAAACATCATTTATCA from Chryseobacterium indologenes encodes the following:
- the abc-f gene encoding ribosomal protection-like ABC-F family protein, with amino-acid sequence MILLHNISFGFPGGDLLFNSINLTIPSHTKSALVGSNGMGKSTLLKIIANEIKPLEGTVNIQGGIFYVPQMFGNFNHLTIAECLNIDQKLLALEKITSGEVDEHYFETLNDDWDIEERCQNALQYWNLQDFDLNQKLEGLSGGQKTKVFLAGIQINQPDIIILDEPTNHLDLEGRKRLYDLIEKINATVVIVSHDRILLNLVDTIFEVSNQGITTYGGNYDFYAEQKEVEDEALQNDIHAKERALKKAKEKERETLERKQKLDARGKQKQEKSGVARIMMNTLRNNAEKNTSKLKSVHTEKISGISGDLRELRSSVRNSDQMKVNFNDSSLHTGKILITAENINFSYGEEMLWKENLDFEVRSGDRISIKGSNGSGKTTLIKLLLGNIQPSVGNITRAEFNSIYIDQEYSLIDNELTLYDFVQTFNDSALQESEVKTLLSRFLFRKETWDKKCGVLSGGERLRLLLCGLSISNKAPDMMILDEPTNNLDLQNVEILTNSIKDYKGTLLVISHDEIFLEEIGIDKEVVLE
- a CDS encoding HEAT repeat domain-containing protein is translated as MTIEELFKDKTTKAKEKTEIISKWIIDTSLPTDELIAFAEKAKDPIKGTCIEAMEYATKQNPNLADEMVFTFVTNTLTEKAPRIKWESAKVIGNTAQLFPENLDLAITNLIANTEHEGTVVRWSAAFALGEILKLKTAHNATLLPALENISEKEEKNSIKKIYLDAIKKTKK
- a CDS encoding TonB-dependent receptor domain-containing protein encodes the protein MKTLLLPALLLLVLNTMNAQEKETTGETSLETVVIKKQKKIIERKVDRLIYNVENSTASTGGNALDALKSAPMVRVQNETISIVGKGEVLIMIDDRLQKIPASEVSAFLKTIPSDTIKSIEVITSPPAKYEAEGNNGIINIKLKTAKNNSWNASLGTHYTQRFYAGNSVQGMFNYNHGKLSLQSSVYVEQQKSRSSSQSNTYYQNELWSMDNQSTNKNKNLGISFGADYKITDQWTTGVKYLGSFSKENGSGSPLTSRINYQTSQPKSFISSDTESSNKPNINSLNWFNTIKMDSAKTVLTTDLDFFEYKKDDARDFYGSELDAQMQMLPGTYFSALNSNVNKIRNYSGKADLETKLSWADLNFGGRFSFTRTDNNFLAYNKETGNVILNTDQSNTFIYKEYNEALYFSLSRKFNSQWEAKLGLRAEATQTIGFSENRNQTDKNDYIKLFPTAYLTYTMNTNHSFSLNYNRRIRRPDFDYLNPFVVRTSPFYYSEGNPYLKPSIIDNLELSYIKGQKWTSSLYYSKVSDFGQALSILNPETNVTRNTPINYADTYQIGFSTSYNFSAVKWWNSFSGFNVNYQNVKSKVPYTASIDGYNAYLYSNNDFTLNKKKTVSLSINYGLQLPGRYQIFHISTMNILDVTVKVLCLDKKFSISLTGNDLLNSQKPLISYQSNGIDTNFRNNNYTRGFRLSLSYRFGNNDLKSKDRNFGNVEERNRMNQ
- a CDS encoding sensor histidine kinase encodes the protein MGKLYLNKKTEAGLHILFWLLTLYFMLVGKPLSFEMPELDLFFKTYAVVFVLTFYFNYMIVMPRIFKDFKWIKLLAGIIITYLFFTLTRFVIEQVFTDWWLGQVNYTNPVLGSYLMDNLAYSSKPIIFSSFLWLIVHVIRLLEYNKVILEEQKNTEIKFLKAQINPHFIFNTLNNIYSMVHFQSPESLSAIEKLSSIMRFTTYEAQKEHIALSEELDYIKAYIELEELRHYENNIVKWQSGIKDEKQRIAPYILSPLIENALKHGAYSEKEPIEINVNSDDKILNFEVINSIGNKKTDKLGGIGLDNLKNRLDMLYRGKYKLETIRLENKFKASIQIQLS
- a CDS encoding LytR/AlgR family response regulator transcription factor; this translates as MKQKINCIILDDEPFAVRLLNDYALKTDLLNIIYAGSDVYEVMKLLGSENVDLIFIDIQMPELTGIEMMKMFNKNHNFIVTTAYAEYALEAFDFHVVDFLLKPITFNRFYQAVQKFIQWQQAFIPEPQLDHLFVRSDRKYYKIAFDEIIYIEGLKDYIRIHTINDKVMVLENMKDILEKLPENRFMRIHRSYIIATDKIKVIEGNRIQMRNMDFVTVGETYRKPFSEWIETSG
- a CDS encoding alpha/beta fold hydrolase, whose protein sequence is MPTATLLIVHGMQEHSGRYAEIAEYFANHGIAVLTYDHLGHGKSVKDKNEIGFFQLDKPDERLIADAEMMADHLAAQYPDVPHFILGHSMGSFITRCLLQRASKKFAGAIITGTGGPLPGIDLLRGYLSIANAIAPKHRTFLNSVFTKVNNKQFKKDKDFGDTSWLSVNPKNRRAFEQDELCGIPFTHNAFYTLFTVYKRATARNWAASISPTFPFLFVSGQNDPIGDFGKGVTLTINHLKNDGFQDVDAKIYPEMRHEILNEEIREQVLSDIHDWMLKRCK
- a CDS encoding toll/interleukin-1 receptor domain-containing protein, with amino-acid sequence MKNYLFELSYGNRVNEKDFINSILQNFDNQTLTGITMFVNNNIYNLEFLLLLYFEKDDKVFDVWLEQNFQQKKRVFNYTPTTITELLLENRYSMFSFSKIEDIEPFLTHSPNQFFLYNSRENYNKTWGGISRDSYPIIFLSHSSQDKKLVDEIFNELQKEEIEAWYDKYQIDFGDSITEKINSGLNNSDLGILCLSKNFLNSPWAKNEMNFFIQKRINSGKKNFICLNIDLTHDEIPPLLQDYRYVSLKNPNWINDLVRIIKKVDIK
- a CDS encoding adenylosuccinate synthase yields the protein MSTYVVVGLQYGDEGKGKITDVLSAKSDYVVRFQGGDNAGHTVYVGDEKFVLHLLPSGVLQCKGKCIIANGVVVNPKSFIREVGQIESKNLRTDHIFISRRAHVIMPYHILLDTYREEEHGGTQIGTTKKGIGPCYEDKIARVGIRMVDLLNPEILRDKIEKNLKVKNSLFEKYYGKPALDVEEIYNEYLEIGKQLQDRIVDTELELNEAIRDGKNVLFEGAQALMLDIDFGTYPYVTSSSPSTGGVCSGAGVPPTSLQNLIGVAKAYCTRVGNGPFPSELDNELGEKIRQIGGEFGATTGRPRRTGWLDLVSLKHACMINGINNLVITKLDVLTGIENLKIVTHYKTEDGKIIDYFTSSTEKLYNYEPIYQDLPGWEEDITKARSYDELPDNAQKYIEFIEKYLGINVYLVSVGPERSQNIIRKELF